GACATTGATATGTTGTTTCTTAGTAGATGTTCTAGTAACTGTTATAGGTATGTGTAAATTTTCACTTCTTATTTGACAGTCATGGTACTTAGACCTTTTAATGATTAttgttgttttacaattataGTAGTAGTGGGTAGTAATTGTGTAGTTTTCATGTTTGACAAGACAAAAATTGTTGTGCCTGCAGTTCGGCGAATGCAACACCAGCATTTGAAGGTCGTGGCGGAGAAGAGTTGGCTGTCGAAATAAGTAACAGCTTGGCACGGGCTTATCAGTCACCGCAGTCCTTCAACCTGAAGGCTTTGAACATAATGCCTGGGCAGCAGTGTTGGAAGCTTTATGTGGATATTCTGGTGAGCCAGAGTATTGTAAAACCGGAAATGGAAATTTCAACAacccttataaataagttttgtcAGTAATGGGATTTGAACCACGTACCTTGAGGTTAACTAGAGTGCCTTCTACCATTGTGACACCGAGACCATTGACATATGTGTATTATTGAGAATTTGTATTATAATCAATGtattgccagttttcttaggtattttaaaacttgagattactttttaccatgactattgtagtttaccaaatatattccagggtagtttcactatcataaagtctcatttggaacaccaatacatttggtatgtaccataatatttacgaaattgaatatttatgtgtttatgttgctacacatggatccgtcatctttgtgtcacatGTCTGTTCATCGACTCCCGttccatttccaaaaaaataatcctatgaaatgccgtataccgagagctaagacgtttacaCGTTAATAATGTAGTTTCAGCTTCAGGGGAACAGCGTGCGGTTGCTCGGTGACAGATGCGACATGTGGTTCCAGATACTGGAGTGCGGGGGGAACCTGTTCGATGCCATCTCCCTTGCCGTGAAGGCTGCGCTGCACAACACGCAGATCCCGCAGGTCAAGGCGGTCAGCGTGGACGGGGGGCAGTTAGAGCTAAACCTGTCGGACGATCCCTTCGACTGTTGGAGACTGGATCTCTCTCAAGCGCCTGTCCTCATGACACTGTGCAAGGTTGGTTTATTAGCATGGTTAAGTATGTTAGTTTAAGAGTGCATGATTTTAGCTGTTTGCTTaactttttctaattttattaaaaaatggcTATTGTGCCAGGGGCAGTATCCACAAACATATAATGGGGATGGTACTTTTAGGAGCTGACGAATCTCGCAGATGTTAATGCTTGAATTGCTGCAGTGTGATCAtagtgtacaaaaaaaatacacttctTTATCTGCAAAAATAAGTGAAGTAAAAAGAGAGGCATATTTTGCACTAATTAGTTGATGCTCTGTTCTTACCTCATCCCATCTCATGATTCTTCTGGCCTGCCAGAATAAGGGATCTATCTCATTTCCTACTTGCGTAAAATCAGGTTGACGCCCACTGGGAATCAAACCCGGATCACCTTGGTGGGAGATGAGTGATCTCACTGCGCAACCTCCATGGCCCGTGCTATTTGTCAGTATCTATTCTTTTTAGGAGGAGGAGTTTCCAAAATATCTAGATCACTTAGACATAGGTAGTGATAGAGATGGATGAAAACCAGAGCGCAGGTTTGAATGTGACTTTTTGAGTTGTAGGGTGGTTATAAGAAATCAGGATTAAATggcagttaataaaaaaagtataccgtatttactcgcataatgtccgcagtagtTAGGCCACATTTTTGACaacaaaaaaatggggtgcggacattatgtggtgaagttcgaaaaaaaaatttttccctcaaaattttacgttttgtgtagagtaaaaaaaattgttctctcataattagtttactagcagagcgctggtgactggcgacccttcgcagcggacgtgagaaatgtgacaggtgacaAGATAATTGGGTGGCGgtgattagtggaagacgccactcatattttttttttctctcattcgCGTGTGCGCTcctacgttcagaagccgcagccagcctacacaaaataaatgctttgcgtgaaaagatatttttttaatcgtttattgagatggccactgacggcacggggcagatgtctaatgtctgcattagccggcgccggcgagcctccctctcTGTCCCTTGCCcattgtgtgtataaaaaaaccatgcgcatgtacccccaccacttctccgctacctcccctactttgtgacgtagtgtgagttgatgtttactggcttgtgctatatatagcccatccccttgcaacttgCGTGACGgcgcaggcagctgcgcagtgtaatgcgagtttctgagtccggacggtttcaccacgctacgAAACcttctcagcgaccgctccggagaaatgaacaactcaaggtcaaagcattgttgacagcgtctgtaattttccatcccgttactgtgcctttcaggggtggccaaggttgctttgtctggtgcggactttatgcggattttaaaaaattccatttcaagtatttaaaaagaaatgtgcggacattatgcgattaaatatgGTAAGTTAAAGAAAACTTCCATAAAAGAAATAATCCAAACTATACTGATTCGTGTCTGAGTAGTTGCAATCACGTGCAATGCAGCAAGGTGAATGCAAGCTGCTGCCCATGTGGCGTGCGAGTGCTGACTGGCGGACCAAATATCACTGAAAGCATTACTGAACTGTTTCATTGACACTGGGGGCCTGTGGAGTGTGTGCTCGCGCAGAGGGAAACAGAGGCGTTGTGCGTGTCCCAGGTTGGCGAGCACTGCATCCTGGACCCAACGGGCGAGGAGGAGACGTGCTGTGCAGCGAGCGCCGTGGTGGCGGTCACCCCGCAGGCAAGAGTCACCTCCGTGTTCAAGACCGGCGTGGGCAGCTTCAACCCGCAGACACTCGCGGAGAGCCTCAAGGTTAGTCATGCGTCATGGCCGGTCCGGGTTCCAGTCCTGGGCAGCGGGACTCTAGATTCTTTGAAAGTGTGAGGCTGTAACATATAAC
This DNA window, taken from Bacillus rossius redtenbacheri isolate Brsri chromosome 3, Brsri_v3, whole genome shotgun sequence, encodes the following:
- the LOC134530531 gene encoding exosome complex component RRP42 isoform X1, with translation MAKLYLSEAEKTFVLHGVENDLRCDGRSRMQYRPIELETDVVPHASGSACLRLANTHVLVGVKTEIDVPFPERPDEGKLEFFIDCSANATPAFEGRGGEELAVEISNSLARAYQSPQSFNLKALNIMPGQQCWKLYVDILILECGGNLFDAISLAVKAALHNTQIPQVKAVSVDGGQLELNLSDDPFDCWRLDLSQAPVLMTLCKVGEHCILDPTGEEETCCAASAVVAVTPQARVTSVFKTGVGSFNPQTLAESLKLGHEVGLKLNEALQLALQKEEALGPKREKFGFLK
- the LOC134530531 gene encoding exosome complex component RRP42 isoform X2 encodes the protein MQYRPIELETDVVPHASGSACLRLANTHVLVGVKTEIDVPFPERPDEGKLEFFIDCSANATPAFEGRGGEELAVEISNSLARAYQSPQSFNLKALNIMPGQQCWKLYVDILILECGGNLFDAISLAVKAALHNTQIPQVKAVSVDGGQLELNLSDDPFDCWRLDLSQAPVLMTLCKVGEHCILDPTGEEETCCAASAVVAVTPQARVTSVFKTGVGSFNPQTLAESLKLGHEVGLKLNEALQLALQKEEALGPKREKFGFLK